The proteins below come from a single Erinaceus europaeus chromosome 20, mEriEur2.1, whole genome shotgun sequence genomic window:
- the IL18 gene encoding interleukin-18, which translates to MAAEPVEDIFIDLVDMEFINDTLYFIADKDENLESDYFGKLNPKYSIIRNVDNKVLIVNQSKQPRFEDMADNELQENKPQIRFIMYLYKDSNVRGLAVSFSVYSKKMYTLSCKDKIISFKEMNPPDNINEDKSDIIFFQKLVKGHNKKMKFESSLYKGCFLACKREGDRFKLVLKDPNEELPIDSVMFILEDEN; encoded by the exons ATGGCTGCTGAACCAGTAGAAGATATCTTCATCGACTTGGTGGATATGGAATTTATTAATGACACACTTTACTTTATAG CTGACAAAGATG AAAACCTGGAATCAGATTACTTTGGCAAGCTTAATCCTAAATATTCAATAATACGGAATGTGGACAACAAAGTTCTTATCGTTAACCAGAGTAAACAACCTCGGTTTGAGGACATGGCTGACAACGAATTACAAG AAAATAAACCCCAGATCAGATTTATCATGTATCTGTATAAGGATAGCAACGTTAGAGGTCTGGCAGTAAGCTTCTCTGTCTACTCTAAGAAGATGTATACTCTCTCCTGTAAGGACAAAATTATTTCCTTTAAG GAAATGAATCCCCCTGATAATATTAATGAAGACAAAAGTGATATCATATTTTTTCAGAAACTTGTTAAAGGACATAATAAGAAGATGAAATTTGAGTCATCATTGTACAAAGGGTGCTTTTTAGCTTGCAAAAGAGAGGGTGACCGTTTCAAACTTGTCTTGAAAGATCCGAATGAAGAACTGCCAATTGATTCTGTAATGTTCATTCTTGAAGATGAGAATTAA